The nucleotide window CTGTTCATGGAAACGACGTCCGGACTACGCGGTGCGCGCGTGGGTGCTGGAGGTGCGCACGTTCTTGTCCTGTGACAGGCCTACGCCCAGCAGGAGGACGGCGCTCGCGAGGTGCAGAACGTTGTCGGCACCGTTGAGGGCGATGATGTTCAGCGAGCTGCCGACCAGGAAGAGCCCGAGGATGCCCACCAGGAGGTAGACCGCACCCACAGTGGTGTTGACGCCCTTGGCGGCGCTCACCGAGTTGAGGCCGCCAAGCAGCAGTGCTGCGCCGATGGCCAGGTGAATGATGTTGTGGAGCGGGTTGACTTCAAAAATGATGAGCGTGTTGCCCTCGGTCGCGAAGAAGCC belongs to Arthrobacter tumbae and includes:
- a CDS encoding DUF4383 domain-containing protein, with protein sequence MGTSPNRLLATVFGAVYLLVGILGFFVTAGVGFFATEGNTLIIFEVNPLHNIIHLAIGAALLLGGLNSVSAAKGVNTTVGAVYLLVGILGLFLVGSSLNIIALNGADNVLHLASAVLLLGVGLSQDKNVRTSSTHARTA